The following nucleotide sequence is from Anabaena sphaerica FACHB-251.
TATCATGCTTACTTTAATCGGGCAGTAGCTTATTCCATGATAGGAGATGAAAATAAGGCTATATCTGATTATAGCAGAGCATTGCAGATTAATATTTATAAGGCTGATGCTTATTATAATAGAGGAAATTCTCGCTATGCTTTAGGAGATAAACATGGGGGAATAGCCGATTATGATATAGCACTGGAAATTAATCCTAATCAAGCTGATGCTTACTATAATAGGGGCGAAATTCGTTATGAATTAGGAGATAAATTTAATGCAATTGAGGATTTTAAAAAAGCAGCAGAGATATATAAGCACAAGTGCCAAGAAATAGATTATCAAGATGCTATTGAAAAAATAAAATCATTTTATGAGTCTGAACGAAGAGAGGAAGATAGAGAAAATAAGAATGCAATTAACTTTCATCAAAATTACGTTAGTTATTCATTTGATGTTTTGGTTCAACATCAAGATATGTGGAAACAATTACTTAAAGATTTAAAAAGCGATATAAAATGTAGTTGGCAAATAGTAAGTAGAAAAAATAAGAAATTTATTAGAATTAAGTTCTATGGAACTGA
It contains:
- a CDS encoding tetratricopeptide repeat protein, with translation MTLDEAYYNRAVANYFLGNFHEALKDCNESLQINCHNTKTLIARGIVYSALGAIEDAINNYNRALKINPNSYHAYFNRAVAYSMIGDENKAISDYSRALQINIYKADAYYNRGNSRYALGDKHGGIADYDIALEINPNQADAYYNRGEIRYELGDKFNAIEDFKKAAEIYKHKCQEIDYQDAIEKIKSFYESERREEDRENKNAINFHQNYVSYSFDVLVQHQDMWKQLLKDLKSDIKCSWQIVSRKNKKFIRIKFYGTDEKYLILSQKLAEYKEFHLKDIKSDFDTHINNEATQTESLIDNTAQEFDKINDNNYPVQFERDNCDSWLDCGYMNDIINPYEVY